From Salinibacterium sp. ZJ450, one genomic window encodes:
- the argC gene encoding N-acetyl-gamma-glutamyl-phosphate reductase has translation MSLSVAVAGASGYAGGEVLRLLAAHPDVTITTVTAHSNAGQPLIQVQPHLRSLAHLTLVETTPENLSGHDVVFVALPHGKSGELTEHLGDDTLVIDCGADHRLTDEADWAKYYGGEFYGAWTYGLPELPLRAGGRQRDNLLGAKRIAVPGCNVTAITLGLAPGIQSEVIRSDDLVAVLAVGTSGAGKSLKTHLLASEIHGSAAPYAVGGSHRHNPEIRQNLTAAGGEGVSVSFTPVLVPMSRGILATSTAVLQPGVSAADVRAAWQLTYAHEPFVHLLPEGEFPKTADVLGSNSTLIGLAVDEAADRVVVISAIDNLVKGTAGAAVQSMNLALGLPETTGLPMDGVAP, from the coding sequence ATGTCTCTTTCCGTTGCCGTTGCTGGTGCCAGCGGCTACGCGGGTGGTGAAGTGCTGCGTCTGCTGGCAGCCCACCCCGATGTCACCATCACAACCGTCACAGCCCACTCCAACGCGGGGCAACCGCTCATCCAGGTGCAACCGCACCTGCGGTCGCTCGCGCACCTGACCCTGGTGGAAACCACGCCCGAGAACCTGTCGGGGCACGACGTGGTGTTCGTCGCACTGCCGCACGGCAAGTCGGGAGAGCTCACCGAGCACCTCGGCGACGACACCCTGGTCATCGACTGCGGCGCCGACCATCGCCTCACCGACGAAGCCGACTGGGCGAAGTACTACGGCGGCGAGTTCTACGGGGCCTGGACCTACGGCCTGCCCGAGCTGCCGCTGCGCGCCGGCGGCCGGCAACGCGACAACCTGCTCGGCGCGAAGCGCATCGCGGTTCCCGGCTGCAACGTCACCGCCATCACCTTGGGGCTTGCCCCCGGCATCCAATCCGAAGTGATCCGCTCGGACGACCTCGTGGCCGTGCTTGCCGTGGGCACCTCCGGTGCCGGCAAGAGCCTGAAAACGCACCTGCTGGCCAGTGAGATCCACGGATCCGCGGCACCGTACGCGGTGGGCGGCAGCCACCGGCACAACCCCGAGATCCGGCAGAATCTCACCGCGGCCGGCGGCGAGGGCGTCAGCGTCTCGTTCACGCCGGTGCTGGTTCCGATGTCGCGCGGCATCCTCGCGACCTCGACCGCCGTGCTGCAGCCGGGAGTGAGCGCCGCCGACGTGCGTGCCGCCTGGCAGCTCACCTATGCCCACGAGCCGTTCGTGCACCTGCTGCCGGAGGGCGAGTTTCCGAAGACCGCCGACGTGCTCGGCTCGAACTCGACGCTGATCGGCCTCGCGGTCGACGAGGCAGCCGACCGGGTCGTGGTGATCTCCGCGATCGACAACCTGGTCAAGGGCACCGCCGGTGCGGCCGTGCAATCAATGAACCTCGCGCTCGGCCTGCCCGAGACGACTGGACTTCCGATGGATGGAGTGGCCCCGTGA